The Candidatus Nitrosotenuis cloacae genome contains a region encoding:
- a CDS encoding uracil-DNA glycosylase, with amino-acid sequence MDALDDIRSKVVACTKCELCKTRTNAVPGKGSHGADIVFVGEAPGRSEDLSGEPFVGAAGKKLSAVLEKHGIARDSVYITNVVKCRPPNNRVPTQKERDSCINYLQGEIDAINPKVVCILGNTASNSILGQAEITKNHGQVVEKDGRRYFLTFHPAATIYNQELNAVIDADMGRLAEIVSKMRDA; translated from the coding sequence ATGGATGCCCTAGACGACATTCGAAGCAAAGTTGTTGCATGTACAAAATGCGAACTGTGTAAGACGAGGACCAACGCAGTTCCAGGAAAGGGAAGTCATGGTGCAGATATTGTGTTTGTTGGCGAGGCACCGGGTAGGAGTGAGGATCTGAGCGGCGAGCCGTTTGTAGGAGCGGCTGGAAAAAAGCTGTCCGCAGTATTGGAAAAACACGGAATTGCGCGCGATTCGGTATACATAACAAATGTTGTAAAGTGCAGGCCCCCAAACAACAGGGTCCCAACGCAGAAGGAACGCGACTCGTGCATCAACTACCTACAAGGCGAGATAGATGCAATAAATCCAAAGGTCGTGTGCATTCTTGGAAACACTGCAAGTAATTCCATTTTAGGACAGGCAGAGATTACGAAAAATCACGGTCAGGTTGTTGAAAAGGATGGGAGGAGGTACTTTCTTACGTTTCATCCGGCGGCTACGATCTACAACCAGGAACTAAACGCAGTAATTGACGCAGACATGGGACGTCTAGCAGAGATAGTATCAAAGATGAGAGATGCGTGA
- a CDS encoding TldD/PmbA family protein, whose protein sequence is MHESADEAVRIAQRYGCSYCDARAESVTKYGVVVENGQIEHAITRHEAGIGIRVIYDGAWGFYSTSDQGKIEDGIAEAVKAAKHSSEKKRNRVQLAEIPIIEKKIRYEVKKRADFDLLNDIAFECDSAIRENGKISKSTVIALDTTTSKYFASSEGAMILQDFSDVTVEMTAVAHQYGITQSVSRTEGGRGGIEKVTDDVSVMQEARKISEKAVRLLDAKTAKEDTSTIVMNPDFVALLTHEILGHPSEADRVLGKEMAWAGGAWWSGMLGQQVGSQSLNVIDDPTIEGSLGWYQFDDEGTESRQKQLVKEGMLVDHMHSRETAHTFNVKPNSSMRATSYQFMPLIRMACTCIEGGEWDPGEMIRDVKHGYLISDMKVPSIDMKRHNWSISCQYANRIENGEIKDLLRDVIVVGTAPEFFRSIDACGKDFTVRPITNCGKGDPMQQMKMGNGGPSVRGIATVKSVN, encoded by the coding sequence ATGCACGAATCTGCGGACGAGGCGGTAAGAATTGCGCAGAGATACGGATGTAGTTATTGCGATGCGCGCGCCGAATCGGTCACAAAATACGGAGTGGTTGTTGAAAACGGCCAGATAGAGCACGCAATTACAAGGCACGAGGCAGGAATAGGAATCAGAGTCATATATGATGGGGCGTGGGGGTTTTACTCGACGTCAGATCAGGGCAAAATTGAAGACGGCATAGCGGAGGCAGTAAAGGCGGCAAAGCATTCTTCCGAAAAAAAGCGGAATCGAGTGCAGTTAGCAGAGATACCAATAATAGAAAAAAAGATCAGATACGAGGTCAAAAAAAGGGCCGACTTTGACTTGCTAAACGACATTGCGTTTGAATGCGACAGTGCAATCAGGGAGAACGGCAAGATCTCCAAGAGCACCGTAATTGCGCTCGACACTACAACTTCAAAATATTTTGCAAGCAGTGAAGGAGCAATGATACTTCAAGACTTTTCCGATGTGACAGTAGAGATGACTGCAGTAGCGCATCAATACGGAATAACCCAGTCAGTCAGCAGGACCGAAGGAGGTAGAGGAGGAATTGAAAAGGTCACAGATGACGTCAGCGTCATGCAGGAGGCGCGCAAGATATCAGAAAAGGCAGTACGTCTTCTTGATGCAAAGACTGCAAAAGAAGACACGTCTACCATCGTGATGAATCCGGATTTTGTCGCCCTGCTAACGCACGAGATACTGGGACATCCGTCTGAGGCAGACAGGGTGCTTGGAAAGGAGATGGCGTGGGCGGGAGGCGCGTGGTGGTCAGGCATGCTTGGCCAGCAGGTGGGATCCCAGAGCCTCAACGTAATAGACGACCCAACCATCGAAGGGAGCCTGGGATGGTACCAGTTTGATGACGAGGGGACAGAATCTAGGCAAAAACAGCTTGTAAAGGAGGGAATGCTTGTGGACCACATGCATAGCCGCGAAACTGCGCACACGTTCAACGTAAAACCCAACTCAAGCATGCGAGCAACATCGTATCAATTTATGCCGCTAATCAGAATGGCATGCACGTGTATTGAGGGAGGAGAGTGGGATCCCGGCGAGATGATAAGGGACGTAAAACATGGCTACCTAATCTCAGACATGAAGGTGCCATCAATAGACATGAAGAGGCATAACTGGAGCATATCGTGCCAGTATGCAAACAGGATAGAAAACGGTGAAATCAAGGATCTGCTGCGCGACGTGATTGTAGTTGGCACGGCCCCGGAATTTTTCAGATCAATTGATGCGTGCGGGAAAGATTTCACAGTAAGACCGATTACTAATTGCGGAAAGGGTGACCCGATGCAACAGATGAAGATGGGCAATGGCGGGCCATCTGTCAGGGGCATTGCCACTGTGAAAAGCGTGAACTAG
- a CDS encoding transcription elongation factor NusA, with protein MQVPICGFDAKNAVLCPQCESKLENGQLTKADVDAAIKIARLAKTYPEIDKFSLFSCKEVSGEFVLYFGKSDIHTIRQSRTLYRTLQNEFSGKIWIVESEANDRKFIEDLFFPTKILSINVVWVPGGVQKTKVIVSGKWTSRFPIDVIKVANIVKQLRQLDIVIEFEEGQKR; from the coding sequence TTGCAAGTTCCAATATGCGGCTTTGATGCAAAAAACGCTGTTCTGTGCCCCCAGTGCGAATCAAAGTTGGAGAACGGCCAGCTCACAAAGGCAGACGTGGATGCTGCAATAAAGATTGCCAGACTTGCCAAGACATATCCGGAGATTGACAAATTTTCATTGTTTTCGTGTAAGGAGGTATCAGGCGAGTTTGTTCTGTATTTTGGCAAGAGCGACATACACACAATCAGGCAGAGCAGGACGCTGTACAGGACGCTCCAGAATGAGTTCTCAGGCAAGATATGGATTGTCGAGTCAGAGGCAAACGACAGGAAGTTCATAGAGGACCTGTTCTTTCCAACCAAGATTTTGTCAATAAACGTAGTCTGGGTTCCGGGCGGAGTCCAAAAGACAAAGGTCATCGTGTCAGGCAAGTGGACATCGCGCTTTCCAATCGACGTAATCAAGGTAGCAAACATTGTAAAGCAGTTGCGCCAATTGGACATCGTAATAGAGTTCGAGGAGGGCCAAAAAAGATGA
- a CDS encoding 2-isopropylmalate synthase, which yields MKVRIFDTTLRDGEQTPGVALSPEKKLSIAKKLDNLGVDAIEAGFPVISDGEQQAIKLITKANLSAEICGLARTNKKDIDAAIDCGLKYIHTFIATSDIHLQYKLKMTREQALAKAIEAVEYGKAHGLQVEFSAEDATRTDREFLKHVFGQVAQAGADRIDIPDTVGYSTPQYIAEITRDAIAASKLPVSVHCHNDFGLAVANAISGIQAGAQCAHVTINGIGERAGNASLEELVMALQCLPFEQKWETGINTKLLYETSKYVSNLVGITVQPNKAIVGENAFGHESGIHTHGILNNPLTYEPISPELVGRTRWLQVGKHAGIHGVSAMLEEYGIKPNDTQLHQILEKVKAIGDQGKQVTDVELLSIANEILEEHAIKRIVQLSGFSVSTGIGTMPYAFVKLNIDGTDYIGTDYGVGPVDAALSAIQKITGEIAKVRVKEYKLDSISGGSDALCEVTIKVEDAYGNMASAKSVGEDIVTTSVQAVIEGINRIMLKKTLKQKKMGS from the coding sequence TTGAAGGTCAGAATATTTGACACCACACTACGGGACGGAGAACAGACACCTGGCGTTGCCCTATCGCCTGAGAAAAAACTATCCATTGCAAAAAAACTGGACAATCTCGGAGTGGATGCAATCGAGGCCGGATTCCCAGTCATATCTGACGGCGAACAGCAGGCAATCAAGCTTATCACAAAGGCAAACCTTTCTGCAGAAATATGCGGACTTGCCAGAACCAACAAAAAAGACATTGACGCCGCAATCGACTGCGGACTAAAATACATACACACATTCATTGCAACATCGGACATTCACCTACAATACAAGTTGAAGATGACTCGAGAGCAGGCGCTTGCCAAGGCAATCGAGGCAGTAGAGTATGGAAAGGCACACGGACTACAGGTGGAATTCTCAGCAGAGGATGCAACCAGGACCGACCGCGAGTTCCTAAAGCACGTATTTGGCCAGGTGGCACAGGCAGGAGCTGACCGAATAGACATCCCTGACACCGTCGGATATTCGACCCCACAATACATCGCAGAGATAACCCGTGATGCGATTGCGGCATCAAAGCTACCAGTCAGCGTTCACTGCCACAACGACTTTGGGCTTGCCGTGGCAAACGCCATATCTGGAATACAGGCTGGGGCACAATGCGCACACGTGACAATTAACGGAATAGGCGAGCGTGCCGGAAACGCATCTCTTGAGGAACTGGTAATGGCATTGCAGTGCTTACCATTTGAGCAAAAATGGGAAACTGGAATCAACACCAAACTACTCTATGAGACATCAAAGTACGTCTCAAACTTGGTCGGAATCACCGTGCAGCCAAACAAGGCAATCGTCGGAGAAAATGCATTCGGGCACGAATCTGGAATTCACACTCATGGAATATTGAACAACCCGCTTACCTACGAGCCAATTAGTCCTGAGCTGGTCGGGAGAACAAGATGGCTTCAGGTGGGCAAACATGCAGGAATCCACGGCGTTTCCGCAATGCTTGAGGAATATGGCATAAAGCCAAACGACACCCAGCTGCATCAAATCCTAGAAAAGGTCAAGGCAATCGGAGATCAGGGAAAACAGGTAACGGACGTTGAATTGCTATCCATTGCAAACGAGATCTTGGAAGAGCACGCAATTAAGAGAATAGTCCAGCTAAGCGGATTCTCAGTATCGACTGGCATTGGCACGATGCCGTATGCCTTTGTCAAATTGAACATAGACGGTACAGATTACATTGGGACCGACTATGGAGTGGGACCAGTTGACGCTGCGCTAAGTGCCATTCAAAAGATCACAGGCGAGATTGCCAAGGTAAGGGTCAAAGAATACAAACTCGACTCGATATCTGGCGGCTCTGACGCGTTGTGCGAGGTGACGATAAAGGTAGAAGACGCATATGGCAACATGGCATCCGCAAAATCAGTAGGTGAGGACATTGTCACCACCAGTGTTCAGGCAGTAATAGAGGGCATTAACAGAATCATGCTAAAAAAGACATTAAAACAAAAAAAGATGGGCAGCTAA
- a CDS encoding Hpt domain-containing protein, giving the protein MSEEFLRVATKEVTDDISEIGNLIKSCTNDDDIQKNASEIGKRLHKLKGLAPMMGQEEVGEIASLLDRIFKSLAVGTDVPGICDTVKESHQFMQNAMNGVATDFASLKSKITQKHG; this is encoded by the coding sequence TTGTCAGAAGAGTTCTTGCGGGTTGCAACAAAAGAGGTAACTGATGACATATCTGAGATTGGCAATCTAATCAAGTCGTGCACAAATGACGATGACATTCAAAAGAATGCATCTGAGATCGGAAAGCGCCTGCACAAGCTAAAGGGACTGGCGCCCATGATGGGACAAGAGGAGGTAGGAGAGATTGCATCCCTTCTTGACCGAATCTTCAAGTCGCTGGCTGTAGGCACCGATGTGCCTGGCATATGTGATACTGTCAAAGAGTCCCACCAATTCATGCAGAACGCAATGAACGGAGTTGCCACCGATTTTGCGTCACTAAAGTCCAAAATAACACAAAAACACGGATAG
- a CDS encoding DNA-3-methyladenine glycosylase, with translation MREFSRIDRGFYARDTVRVAKDLLGKMLVRRINRTLVSGIITETEAYRQADDPASHAHRGMTERNRVMFGEVGIAYVYFTYGMHYCVNVVAKNKDHDAGAVLIRSIKPVSGIEVMIRNRGMDDSKNLTNGPAKLAAALDITKKQYGEDMVNSKSLYITTGPEMACKISAGPRIGISRGSEMLWNFRMAI, from the coding sequence ATGCGTGAATTTAGCAGAATAGATAGAGGGTTTTACGCGCGGGACACGGTCAGGGTGGCAAAGGACCTGCTCGGAAAGATGCTTGTTCGGAGAATAAACAGAACGCTTGTTTCAGGAATAATCACGGAGACGGAGGCATACAGGCAAGCCGACGACCCGGCAAGCCATGCACATCGAGGCATGACCGAAAGGAACAGAGTGATGTTTGGCGAGGTTGGAATCGCATACGTCTATTTCACATACGGAATGCATTACTGCGTCAACGTGGTTGCAAAAAACAAGGACCACGATGCAGGGGCCGTGCTGATTAGATCGATCAAGCCCGTCAGTGGAATCGAGGTAATGATAAGAAACCGAGGTATGGACGACTCTAAAAATCTGACAAACGGGCCAGCAAAGCTGGCAGCAGCGCTAGACATTACAAAAAAGCAATACGGTGAAGACATGGTGAATTCAAAATCACTATACATAACAACCGGACCAGAGATGGCTTGCAAGATATCGGCAGGGCCAAGAATTGGAATAAGCCGCGGATCAGAGATGTTGTGGAACTTTAGAATGGCAATCTAG
- a CDS encoding DedA family protein, which yields MDLSVIFPFADELGYVGLALVSFFGSLIPFVPLPAFIFLATMSAGDSFNIHYLAIISAVTSTVAKQIIFLISYGGRRIITEKTRTRMKPFERLVKRYGAAAAFVAAATPIPDDLIYVPLGLAKYNPLRFFISTLTGKLVLSYVIVLMSHYFGMNYVEPVLENIHDPTVVYVGFAIFVAMMVAAILLMLRMNWERLLGRFAPWTVDKDDKKSDD from the coding sequence GTGGATCTATCGGTGATTTTTCCATTTGCTGACGAGCTAGGCTATGTCGGCTTGGCACTTGTCAGCTTCTTTGGGTCCCTGATTCCTTTTGTCCCGTTGCCTGCATTTATCTTTCTTGCAACAATGTCTGCCGGCGACAGCTTCAACATCCACTACCTTGCAATCATATCTGCTGTCACCTCTACTGTGGCAAAGCAGATAATCTTCCTGATAAGCTATGGTGGGCGCAGAATTATCACTGAAAAAACAAGAACTCGTATGAAGCCATTTGAACGGCTTGTCAAGCGATATGGTGCAGCAGCTGCATTTGTTGCAGCAGCAACGCCTATCCCAGACGACCTCATTTATGTGCCGCTAGGCCTTGCAAAATACAATCCACTACGGTTTTTCATCTCGACGCTTACTGGCAAGCTGGTGCTCAGCTATGTTATAGTGCTGATGTCACACTATTTTGGAATGAACTACGTGGAGCCTGTACTGGAGAACATACACGACCCGACAGTTGTGTATGTTGGATTTGCAATATTTGTAGCAATGATGGTTGCTGCAATACTGCTGATGCTGAGAATGAACTGGGAGAGGCTGCTTGGCAGGTTTGCCCCGTGGACCGTCGACAAGGACGACAAAAAATCCGATGACTAG
- a CDS encoding sensor histidine kinase gives MKIISKTYLLISILIAVAIFNLFILYNTQITTTNESYSIIRAGDLKTKVETIAALSSSIANGNNEDRTNLEKEINDFNDVMHTLKNGGTIRGQAITPVPDSVEGDYEVVRQNWEAYKAEASQIQVATIYNKDVVSALNYVLEKNVEMTLTTDSLTRDLEVLDRNYNRHKEVAQGLQDAAKAIGQNALLISIGEEEGVRENLQKARVSFDAGIRKLLQMPLDDLDLAGLDISQESLEPIPRENSQSLDELDLLWEAVRLRVKTLETKSLYSEEFNEAFGKLNQQRNSLGSSIDVMLDAWNEDRLQTRNQGQMIIQAVIGADIAIFLFVLFTIRKSLLPLERITAALSRVKEGIYGEKIEYKSNDEIGDLASSFNIMSETIMVKEEEAKRTDIAKDEFLAMITHELKTPLVPIQGYADILLSGHLGNLTDKQRERISIIKSSSASLLQLISDLLDVQKLELGQLRMKKESADIKSTVARSIQTLQPQIEEEKISVKNDVVPSAIPHDTDRIAQVLTNLIKNSIRAVTPQSGVIRIYSVEEPDKIWITVQDNGVGIPPDKQEKLFTKFYQTDATLTREKGGSGLGLSICKGIVEAHGGTISLQSSGSGGTTVTFSLPRHESSGKSPV, from the coding sequence TTGAAGATAATCAGTAAGACATACCTACTAATCAGCATACTAATTGCGGTCGCAATTTTCAATCTCTTCATCTTATACAACACGCAAATTACCACCACAAACGAATCATATTCCATCATAAGGGCAGGAGATCTCAAGACAAAGGTCGAGACCATTGCGGCGCTGTCCAGCTCCATCGCAAACGGGAACAACGAGGACAGGACCAATCTAGAAAAAGAGATCAACGACTTTAACGACGTCATGCACACACTCAAAAATGGCGGAACGATTCGCGGGCAGGCAATCACTCCAGTGCCAGACTCTGTAGAGGGTGACTATGAGGTTGTCAGACAGAACTGGGAGGCATACAAGGCAGAGGCATCCCAGATTCAAGTTGCAACCATATACAACAAAGACGTAGTCAGTGCGCTAAACTACGTACTTGAAAAGAACGTAGAGATGACACTCACTACAGACTCCCTGACACGGGACTTGGAAGTTCTAGACAGGAATTACAACAGGCACAAGGAGGTGGCGCAGGGACTGCAGGATGCTGCAAAGGCAATAGGACAGAACGCGTTGCTGATTTCAATTGGTGAGGAGGAGGGCGTAAGGGAGAACCTGCAAAAGGCAAGAGTGTCTTTTGACGCAGGCATCAGAAAACTGTTGCAGATGCCGCTAGATGATCTTGACCTGGCAGGATTGGACATAAGTCAGGAATCGCTTGAGCCAATACCGAGGGAGAACTCCCAGTCGCTAGACGAGCTGGACCTGTTGTGGGAGGCAGTAAGACTCAGGGTCAAGACGCTTGAGACAAAGTCGCTGTACTCTGAGGAGTTTAACGAGGCATTTGGCAAACTGAATCAACAGAGAAACTCGCTTGGCAGTTCCATTGACGTGATGCTGGATGCGTGGAACGAGGACAGGCTTCAGACGCGCAATCAGGGACAGATGATCATCCAGGCGGTGATAGGCGCAGACATTGCAATATTCCTGTTTGTGCTGTTCACAATACGTAAGTCACTGCTGCCGCTAGAAAGGATAACGGCGGCGCTGTCACGCGTAAAGGAGGGAATCTATGGTGAGAAAATAGAGTACAAGTCAAACGACGAGATAGGAGATCTTGCGTCAAGCTTCAACATAATGTCAGAGACCATCATGGTCAAAGAAGAGGAGGCAAAGAGGACGGACATTGCAAAAGACGAATTCCTTGCAATGATTACGCACGAGTTGAAGACACCTCTTGTTCCAATCCAAGGATACGCAGACATACTTTTGAGCGGACATCTTGGAAACCTGACAGACAAGCAGAGGGAGCGAATATCAATCATAAAATCAAGTTCCGCATCACTATTGCAGTTAATCTCAGACCTGCTTGACGTACAAAAACTTGAGCTTGGGCAACTGCGAATGAAAAAAGAATCGGCAGACATCAAAAGCACGGTGGCAAGATCAATTCAGACACTCCAACCGCAAATAGAGGAAGAAAAAATATCTGTCAAAAACGATGTGGTGCCAAGCGCAATACCGCATGACACGGACAGGATAGCACAGGTGCTCACAAACCTGATAAAGAACAGCATACGGGCAGTAACGCCGCAGTCAGGGGTAATCAGAATCTATTCAGTCGAGGAACCGGACAAGATATGGATAACAGTCCAGGACAACGGAGTTGGAATTCCGCCAGACAAGCAGGAAAAATTGTTTACCAAGTTCTACCAGACGGACGCCACGCTCACCCGTGAAAAGGGAGGAAGCGGCCTTGGGCTTTCGATCTGCAAAGGAATAGTGGAGGCCCACGGAGGCACGATATCACTGCAAAGCTCAGGCAGCGGCGGGACCACAGTCACGTTTTCACTGCCAAGACACGAATCTTCAGGCAAATCCCCAGTTTAG
- the aspS gene encoding aspartate--tRNA(Asn) ligase, which translates to MKFKKTHNIDELSLDLQGKEIVIGGWIEDLRKLGKLTFLTIRDVTGLAQVIVKDEGLVPEDITRQSVVLVKGVIQSTKARDFQYEIKADAVDILTKAIHPLPIDPIGRLESNIDNRLNARALDLRNQRVAAIFKIRHYVLQSLRKTLTEKRFIEITTPKIIGSASEGGANLFSLEYFGKKAYLAQSPQLYKEQLTIGLERVFEISSFYRAEKSHTGRHLSEFTSIDIEAAFFDYTDVMDVLEELVVSVFKDVKENCQTELKTLERTLDIPRQPFERVTYSQILKELADAGITLNFGDDLLDSHLKIVGEKHPGLFFLVDWPMSLKPFYIHEKDDDVKLSRSFDLQFGHLELSSGGRRLHDPAKIKARLLEQGLNPADFEDHLQAFDWGMPPHSGWGMGLDRLMTVIIGTDNVREVVLYPRDPDRLSP; encoded by the coding sequence ATGAAATTCAAAAAAACACACAACATTGACGAGTTATCGCTTGACTTGCAAGGCAAGGAGATCGTAATTGGCGGCTGGATAGAAGATCTTCGAAAGCTTGGAAAACTGACGTTTCTTACAATACGCGACGTGACAGGTCTTGCACAGGTAATAGTAAAGGATGAAGGGCTTGTTCCAGAAGACATTACAAGACAGAGTGTAGTACTAGTCAAGGGAGTCATCCAGAGCACCAAGGCGCGCGACTTTCAATACGAGATAAAGGCAGATGCAGTGGATATTTTGACAAAGGCAATACACCCATTGCCAATAGACCCGATTGGCAGACTGGAGAGCAACATAGACAACAGGCTCAATGCGAGGGCGCTGGATCTGAGAAATCAAAGGGTTGCGGCAATTTTCAAGATAAGGCACTACGTCTTGCAATCGCTTCGAAAGACTCTCACAGAAAAAAGATTCATCGAGATTACAACGCCGAAAATAATCGGCAGTGCAAGCGAAGGCGGTGCAAACCTGTTCTCACTGGAATACTTTGGGAAAAAGGCATACCTTGCACAAAGCCCTCAATTGTACAAAGAGCAGCTTACAATCGGGCTGGAGCGCGTATTTGAGATCTCGTCGTTTTACAGAGCGGAAAAGTCCCACACAGGCAGACACCTAAGTGAGTTTACCAGCATAGACATAGAGGCAGCATTTTTTGATTATACCGACGTCATGGATGTTTTGGAAGAGCTTGTGGTGTCGGTGTTCAAGGACGTCAAGGAGAACTGCCAGACGGAGTTAAAGACGCTTGAGAGGACATTAGACATCCCAAGACAGCCATTTGAACGTGTCACGTATTCCCAGATACTCAAGGAGCTTGCAGATGCTGGAATCACGCTTAATTTTGGCGACGACCTTCTTGACTCCCACCTAAAGATAGTGGGCGAAAAACATCCAGGACTGTTCTTTTTGGTGGACTGGCCCATGAGTCTCAAGCCGTTTTACATTCATGAAAAAGATGATGATGTCAAACTTTCAAGATCATTTGATCTACAGTTTGGGCATCTTGAGCTGTCATCGGGTGGAAGAAGGCTGCACGATCCGGCAAAGATCAAGGCACGATTGCTAGAGCAAGGACTGAATCCTGCAGACTTTGAGGATCACTTACAGGCGTTTGATTGGGGAATGCCACCCCATTCTGGATGGGGCATGGGTCTTGACAGGCTGATGACGGTAATAATTGGCACCGACAACGTTCGCGAGGTGGTGCTGTATCCAAGGGATCCGGACAGACTGAGTCCGTAA
- a CDS encoding isocitrate/isopropylmalate dehydrogenase family protein has protein sequence MYKISLITGDGIGPELSESAVVILDAIHEKLDVKFQIEKLLAGDIALSKYGKALPDQTLDAVKKSDACMKAPVGESAADVIVVLRRLLNLYANIRPAKSYPYMPALKDGIDMVIVRENTEDLYTGQEFEVDGAAVAFRIISEAASKKIAKYAFETAVMRNQKKRVTCVHKSNVMRKTDGLFSRVCADVAKQYPMIQFDQMYVDACAMNLIRRPETFDVIVTTNLFGDILSDESAEVVGGLGMAPAANIGDEFALFEPVHGAAFDIAGKGVANPSSFILSAKMMLDWLGAKHHDQKCVEAANKLESAVYGVVKKGIKTRDIGGDRTTMEFTKEIVSMLA, from the coding sequence ATGTACAAGATATCACTAATTACTGGCGACGGCATTGGTCCGGAGCTATCGGAATCCGCAGTGGTTATTCTTGATGCAATTCACGAAAAACTCGACGTAAAGTTCCAAATTGAAAAGCTGCTCGCAGGCGACATTGCTCTATCAAAATATGGAAAGGCGCTTCCTGACCAAACGCTGGACGCTGTGAAAAAATCCGACGCATGCATGAAGGCGCCGGTGGGAGAGTCTGCAGCCGACGTGATAGTGGTGCTGAGACGACTGCTTAACTTGTACGCAAACATACGCCCTGCAAAGTCCTACCCTTACATGCCTGCACTAAAGGACGGAATCGACATGGTGATAGTCAGGGAGAACACGGAGGATCTCTACACGGGGCAGGAGTTTGAGGTGGATGGTGCAGCAGTTGCATTTCGAATCATCTCAGAGGCAGCGTCAAAAAAGATTGCAAAATATGCATTTGAAACGGCGGTGATGCGAAACCAGAAAAAAAGGGTGACGTGCGTCCACAAATCAAACGTGATGCGAAAGACCGACGGCCTGTTCTCGCGAGTATGCGCTGATGTGGCAAAGCAATACCCGATGATCCAGTTCGACCAGATGTATGTCGATGCGTGCGCAATGAACTTGATTCGCAGGCCTGAGACGTTTGACGTAATAGTTACCACAAACCTGTTTGGCGACATACTGTCTGACGAGTCGGCCGAGGTGGTGGGCGGACTTGGCATGGCGCCCGCTGCAAACATTGGAGACGAGTTTGCATTATTTGAGCCGGTGCACGGAGCAGCGTTTGACATTGCGGGAAAGGGGGTGGCAAACCCGTCCTCGTTCATCTTGTCTGCAAAGATGATGCTTGACTGGCTTGGGGCAAAGCACCACGATCAGAAATGCGTTGAGGCTGCAAACAAGCTAGAGTCTGCAGTGTACGGCGTGGTCAAAAAGGGAATAAAGACGCGCGACATAGGCGGCGACAGGACCACGATGGAATTCACAAAAGAGATCGTCTCAATGCTGGCCTAG
- a CDS encoding ABC transporter ATP-binding protein produces MQSLLVEGLTTHYVTEKGSVHAVQDVTFSIDGGKSVGIAGESACGKSTLGLSLMRTLQGGKVVSGRVLLDGKSILDIPDGEFNKQYRWKKISMIFQGAMNSLDPVYMVGQQFLDILKQHNYAQNRDDAMNWALRSVGLNQDVLKKYPHELSGGMKQRVVIAMALLLRPDLVIADEPTTALDVLVQSQILNLFKDLKKQGVSFILISHDLATLSEVCEKIGIMYGGRMVEFGDAKDVLESPKHPYTQALLKSIPKLKSEEKPAYIPGSPPSLLDPAPGCRFIDRCPQAMDKCQKNPTRTKTESGYVECFLYE; encoded by the coding sequence GTGCAGTCTCTGTTAGTCGAAGGCCTGACCACGCACTATGTGACAGAAAAGGGATCTGTCCACGCAGTACAAGATGTAACTTTTTCAATTGATGGCGGCAAATCCGTAGGAATTGCAGGTGAGAGTGCGTGCGGAAAAAGCACACTTGGCCTCTCACTCATGCGCACTTTGCAGGGAGGCAAGGTGGTGTCTGGCAGAGTGCTGCTGGACGGAAAGTCCATACTGGATATTCCTGATGGCGAATTCAACAAGCAGTATAGGTGGAAGAAGATATCGATGATATTTCAGGGCGCGATGAACTCCCTGGACCCAGTCTATATGGTCGGCCAGCAGTTCTTAGACATCCTAAAACAGCACAACTATGCCCAAAACCGGGATGATGCGATGAATTGGGCACTCAGATCCGTGGGATTGAACCAGGATGTACTCAAAAAATACCCGCACGAACTGAGCGGGGGAATGAAGCAGCGCGTTGTCATTGCCATGGCACTTCTCCTCCGGCCGGATCTTGTGATTGCAGATGAACCTACTACGGCACTTGACGTCTTGGTACAATCTCAGATTCTAAACCTGTTCAAGGACCTCAAAAAACAGGGCGTGTCATTTATACTGATATCGCACGACCTGGCCACGCTGTCTGAGGTATGCGAGAAAATAGGAATAATGTATGGCGGAAGAATGGTGGAATTTGGAGATGCCAAGGACGTACTTGAAAGCCCAAAGCACCCGTACACGCAGGCACTGCTCAAATCAATTCCAAAACTAAAGTCCGAAGAAAAACCGGCGTATATTCCTGGGAGTCCTCCAAGCCTACTCGATCCTGCTCCCGGCTGCCGCTTCATAGATAGGTGTCCGCAGGCAATGGACAAGTGCCAAAAGAATCCAACGCGTACAAAAACGGAATCCGGTTACGTAGAGTGCTTTCTCTACGAGTAG